Sequence from the Candidatus Rokuibacteriota bacterium genome:
CTCGACCTGGCCGAACACCTGGCCTATCGCCTCGAGCGCGGCGAGGATGCGGTGAGGCGACTCGTAGCAGACCAGCGTCATCTCGAGCTCGCGGAGCGCCTCGAGCCTGTGGACCCGCTTGCCCGGCTTGACGGGCAGGAAGCCGTCGAACACGAAGCTGTCGGCGGGGATACCGGCGGCCGACAGCGCCGCCACCACGGCCGAGGGGCCGGGCACGGGCACCACGGGGATTCCGGCTTCTCTCGCCTCTCGGACGAGCAGAAAGCCCGGATCCGAGATGCCGGGAGTGCCCGCGTCGGTGACGAGCGCCACCGACTTGCCCTCGCTGAGCGTCTTGAGTATGGCCGGGCCCTTGGCGAGCTTGTTGTGCTCGAAGTAGCTCGTGACGGGCACGTGGATGCCGAAGTGGGTCAGCAGCGTCCGCGTGCGGCGCGTGTCCTCGCAGGCGACGAGGCCGACCTCCTTCAGGACGCGCAGGGCCCGGAGCGTGATGTCCTCGAGGTTGCCGATGGGCGTGGCGACCACGTAGAGCGTGCCGGGGGTCATGACGTGGGCTCGAGAGGCGGCGCTGGACGACGGGCTCTCATTCGAGGATCATTCTGACATGGAATTCACGGTTCGCA
This genomic interval carries:
- the rsmI gene encoding 16S rRNA (cytidine(1402)-2'-O)-methyltransferase, coding for MTPGTLYVVATPIGNLEDITLRALRVLKEVGLVACEDTRRTRTLLTHFGIHVPVTSYFEHNKLAKGPAILKTLSEGKSVALVTDAGTPGISDPGFLLVREAREAGIPVVPVPGPSAVVAALSAAGIPADSFVFDGFLPVKPGKRVHRLEALRELEMTLVCYESPHRILAALEAIGQVFGQVEIVVARELTKQFEEIVRGTPEALRERFAAGTVRGEFTLVIPYTKSPCPSPKP